A DNA window from Hydra vulgaris chromosome 13, alternate assembly HydraT2T_AEP contains the following coding sequences:
- the LOC136089374 gene encoding uncharacterized protein LOC136089374, giving the protein MKCYMKLYHIQKQKNKNDCAPMSSYQFQRHNDKQCYLCKSKLFGIHTFSNPLKFTDIKKAADCYNMKCFNNKFVSFYMKDYVLLYKTITQIENDLWTLHIFDKQISNENEVISHLPKFLNPSSAAEIFSFIENVKICSGNNNIPNLIKSKIVNLTSKQSQLILKKDFGIIKTKFMSSWNDFSIIRSSRCSFLINSNDSKAKCENCITDIKSLIEYESPSTKSTDTKKCNNKYLKKYQLLIKVKELQRNKKIVASRTSHLKKKVRDYLKKEGVAVDFQTNELLLDTMKNEPAIPFKKDSPQFLLWKQQIVQSSLKNSRAMVWHPLIIKWCLSIYLKSPGTYKHIRSSPFLFLPCKNTLLKYVNFTDPGCGFNVDILRRLIELLKPDDMKDYEKNVSLIFDEMKIKSGLMFCKTTGKMVGFTDMGPVNDTLNEFHRRFDRRITERNSELNLAQYVIVFMARGIFSSLCYYFGHFASEGFKSDQIYSCAWNAIMILESIGLKVRAIVSDGATANRKFYNLHKMEDSSNISEGVVYWTLNHCAPERKIFFICDVPHLLKTTRNNLENSHWNKKSRNLMYKEQELGWHQIISLYEWDVGFLRDAPGLRMGHKLRDEHINLTPQSRMRVNLAVQVLSSTVVHMLEEQNDVKTVSLRKFISFMDKFFDCMNVSKFINKTRKDALNPYISAEDPRFKWLSKDFLGFLSEWEKESNSIPNLSKEEQSRLCLSKQTLEGLRISVHSFVELGKILLLEDGVKFLLSEKFTQDPVEEYFSKQRRRGGCNENPTLEEFNRNVLGLNVAGDALIQVMSGNSRGRDREILKVDVLNETLPCKKRKK; this is encoded by the exons ATGAAATGTTACATGAAGTTGTAtcatattcaaaaacaaaaaaataagaatgacTGCGCGCCTATGTCTTCATACCAATTTCAACGACATAATGACAAACaatgttatttatgtaaatCTAAACTGTTTGGAATACACACATTTTCCAATCCCTTAAAATttactgatataaaaaaagctGCTGATTGTTATAACATGAAGTgctttaataacaaatttgtatCATTTTATATGAAAGATTATGTTTTGTTGTACAAAACAATTACACAGATAGAAAACGATCTATGGACATTGCATATTTTTGACAAACAAATTTCTAATGAAAATGAAGTTATTAGTCATTTGCCAAAATTTCTAAATCCAAGTAGTGCTGCTGAAATTTTTTCCTTcattgaaaatgtaaaaatttgctctggtaataataatatccctaatttaattaaaagtaaaatagttaacctaacttcaaaacaaagtcagttaattttgaaaaaagattttggtattataaaaactaagtttATGAGCAGTTGGAatgatttttcaattattagaTCAAGCAGGTgttcttttttgataaattctaATGACAGCAAAGCAAAATGTGAAAATTGTATTACAGACATTAAGTCTCTTATTGAATACGAGTCACCTTCTACAAAATCAACagatacaaaaaaatgtaataataagtatttgaaaaaatatcaactgttaattaaagtaaaagaaCTACAgcggaataaaaaaattgtagcatCTAGAACatcacatttgaaaaaaaaggttagagattatttaaaaaaggaaggTGTAGCTGTGGATTTTCAAACCAATGAATTATTACTTGACACAATGAAAAATGAACCAGctataccttttaaaaaagattcccCACAATTTTTACTCTGGAAGCAGCAGATTGTTCaatcttcattaaaaaatagtagGGCTATGGTTTGGCATCCATTAATAATTAAATGGTGCCTCAGCATATATCTAAAAAGTCCTGGCACTTATAAACATATACGAAGttcaccttttttatttttgccatgTAAAAATACACTTTTGAAATATGTAAACTTCACTGATCCTGGCTGTGGTTTTAATGTTGACATTCTCAGGCGTCTCATCGAATTATTAAAACCTGATGATATgaaagattatgaaaaaaatgtaagtttaatattcgatgaaatgaaaattaaaagtggTTTGATGTTTTGCAAAACAACTGGGAAAATGGTAGGCTTTACGGATATGGGACCTGTGAATGATACATTAAATGAATTTCATAGAAGGTTTGACCGCAGAATAACAGAAAGAAATTCTGAATTAAATCTTGCTCAGTATGTCATTGTGTTCATGGCAAGAggaattttttcatctttatgttattattttggaCATTTTGCTTCAGAAGGTTTTAAAAGCGACCAGATATACTCTTGTGCATGGAATGCTATAATGATCTTGGAGTCTATTGGTCTTAAAGTCAGGGCAATAGTTTCAGACGGTGCAACAGCAAATAGAAAGTTTTATAATCTTCATAAAATGGAAGACTCTAGCAACATTTCAGAAGGAGTAGTTTACTGGACTTTGAATCATTGTGCTCCAG aaagaaaaattttctttatttgtgaTGTACCTCATTTGCTAAAGACCACAAGAAATAATTTGGAAAATTCTCATTGGAATAAAAAGTCAAGAAACTTAATg tatAAAGAACAAGAATTAGGTTGGCACcaaattataagtttatatgaATGGGATGTTGGATTTTTAAGAGATGCCCCAGGACTACGTATGGGACACAAACTTCGAGATGAACATATAAACTTAACTCCTCAATCAAGAATGCGTGTAAATCTAGCAGTGcaa GTACTAAGCTCAACTGTTGTGCACATGCTTGAAGAGCAAAATGATGTAAAAACGGTGTCACTtcgtaaatttatttcatttatggataaattttttgattgcatgaatgtttcaaaattcattaataaaacAAGGAAGGATGCACTAAATCCTTATATTTCTGCTGAGGATCCCAGGTTTaag TGGCTTTCAAAAGATTTTCTTGGATTTTTAAGTGAATGGGAAAAAGAATCAAACAGCATTCCAAATTTGTCTAAAGAAGAACAATCTAGGTTATGTCTAAGTAAGCAAACTCTAGAAGGACTCAGAATATCtg tgCATTCCTTTGTGGAATTAGGTAAGATCCTTTTATTGGAAGATGGcgttaaatttttactttccGAAAAATTTACTCAAGATCCGGTAGAAGAATACTTTTCCAAACAGCGGAGACGGGGTGGTTGCAACGAAAATCCAACTCTTGAGGAATTTAATAGAAATGTGCTTGGTTTGAATGTTGCTGGAGATGCACTTATACAGGTAATGAGCGGAAACTCAAGAGGCAGAGATAGGGAAATATTGAAAGTTGATGTCCTCAACGAGACTCTGccttgtaaaaaaagaaaaaaataa